The following proteins come from a genomic window of Microbacterium sp. SY138:
- the rapZ gene encoding RNase adapter RapZ: MTDGEKGEFLIVTGMSGAGRTTVANALEDLGWYVVDNLPPQILRPLLDLTDMGGTALPKVAAVVDVRGRNLFDDFPGVARALRSRGSVRVLFLDASDDVLVRRFESVRRPHPLQGEGTLLDGIRIERARLAPIREAADLVIDTSTLNIHQLATQVSDIFSEEGEARHRVTLLSFGFKYGLPTDVDIVADMRFLPNPFWNEELRGLTGQDETVREYVLSRDGAMEFLDAYSAALVPVLEGYQRENKSHSTIAIGCTGGKHRSVAMSEELSRRLAAIPGVAVNVRHRDLGRE, translated from the coding sequence ATGACTGACGGGGAGAAGGGCGAGTTCCTCATCGTCACGGGAATGTCCGGCGCAGGTCGGACGACGGTGGCGAACGCACTCGAGGATCTCGGCTGGTACGTCGTCGACAACCTGCCTCCGCAGATCCTGCGTCCGCTGCTCGATCTGACCGATATGGGCGGCACTGCTCTGCCGAAGGTCGCGGCGGTCGTCGATGTGCGCGGACGCAACCTCTTCGACGACTTTCCCGGCGTGGCGCGCGCACTGCGCTCCCGCGGTTCCGTTCGCGTGCTCTTCCTCGACGCGTCCGACGACGTCCTGGTACGTCGGTTCGAGTCCGTGCGGAGACCGCACCCGCTGCAGGGCGAAGGTACCCTGCTCGACGGCATCCGCATCGAGCGAGCCCGGCTCGCGCCGATCCGGGAAGCAGCCGACCTGGTGATCGACACGTCGACGCTCAACATCCACCAGCTCGCCACCCAGGTCTCCGACATCTTCTCCGAGGAGGGGGAGGCGCGACACCGGGTCACGTTGCTCAGCTTCGGGTTCAAGTACGGGCTGCCGACGGATGTCGACATCGTCGCGGACATGCGATTCCTGCCGAACCCGTTCTGGAACGAGGAGCTACGGGGCCTGACGGGGCAGGACGAGACTGTTCGCGAGTACGTGCTCTCCCGGGATGGCGCGATGGAATTCCTGGACGCCTACTCCGCGGCGCTGGTGCCGGTGCTCGAGGGATATCAGCGCGAGAACAAGAGTCACTCGACGATCGCGATCGGCTGCACGGGGGGAAAGCACCGCTCCGTCGCCATGTCGGAGGAGCTGTCGCGCCGCCTCGCCGCGATCCCAGGCGTCGCCGTGAACGTCCGTCACCGGGACCTGGGCCGAGAGTAG
- the uvrA gene encoding excinuclease ABC subunit UvrA, translating to MPIVPVASSGKLSVRGARVHNLKNVDIDIPRDSLVVFTGLSGSGKSSLAFDTIFAEGQRRYVESLSAYARQFLGQVDRPDVDFIEGLSPAVSIDQKSTNRNPRSTVGTITEIYDYMRLLWARIGIPHCPECGERIQRQTVQQIADQLMELPERTRYQVVAPIVSQKKGEFVDLFRELGAKGYSRAIVDGDLIQLAEPPTLKKSYKHDIAVVVDRLVASDDILGRVTDSVETALGLAGGVVQINYVDGEGDDAWQTFSEKLACPNGHALTLTEIEPRTFSFNAPFGACPACSGLGTRMSVDVDLMLGDEDLSIREGVIIPWTTQGKGLFQYYERLLEGLSNDLDFSLDTPWRELHSDVQNAVLRGENYKVSVKWKNRYGREMRYTSGFEGVVPYIERQYLQAESDNQRNRWGEYLREVPCPVCDGNRLKPEVLAVQVHGHSIAEVSHLSLADARAFMETLTLTDREAKIAAQVLREIRLRLDFLLQVGLSYLNLSRSAGSLSGGEAQRIRLATQIGSGLTGVLYVLDEPSIGLHQRDNRRLIETLLTLRDLGNTLIVVEHDEETIEAADWVVDIGPGAGVNGGEVVHSGPYSALLNDSASMTGEYLSGRREIPMPTKRRKIDKKRMLSVVGARANNLRNVTADFPLGVLTAVTGVSGSGKSSLVNDILYQVLASRLNGARTVPGKHTRVTGLDNLDKVVHVDQAPIGRTPRSNPATYTGVFDRIRTLFSETPEAKVRGYQPGRFSFNVKGGRCEACSGDGTIKIEMNFLPDVYVDCEVCHGKRYNRDTLAVHYKGKNIAEVLEMPIEEAADFFEPIQAIHRYMKTLVDVGLGYVRLGQSATTLSGGEAQRVKLATELQRRSNGRSIYVLDEPTTGLHFEDVRKLLEVLNGLVDKGNTVIVIEHNLDVIKSADWVIDLGPEGGSGGGQIVATGTPEQIARVEASHTGLFLGEILGEGRSARKAS from the coding sequence GTGCCCATCGTCCCCGTTGCCTCCTCCGGAAAACTCAGTGTCCGCGGTGCCCGCGTCCACAACCTCAAGAACGTCGACATCGACATTCCCCGCGACTCCCTCGTCGTGTTCACCGGCCTGTCCGGATCGGGGAAGTCCAGCCTCGCGTTCGACACGATCTTCGCCGAGGGGCAGCGTCGCTACGTCGAATCGCTGAGCGCGTACGCGCGCCAGTTCCTCGGCCAGGTCGACCGACCGGACGTCGATTTCATCGAGGGCCTCAGCCCTGCCGTCTCGATCGACCAGAAGTCGACCAACCGGAACCCGCGATCGACCGTCGGCACGATCACCGAGATCTACGACTACATGCGCCTGCTCTGGGCGCGTATCGGTATTCCGCACTGTCCTGAATGCGGCGAACGCATCCAGCGTCAGACGGTGCAGCAGATCGCCGATCAGTTGATGGAGCTCCCCGAGCGCACGCGCTATCAGGTCGTCGCGCCGATCGTCTCGCAGAAGAAGGGCGAGTTCGTCGACCTGTTCCGCGAGCTCGGTGCCAAGGGATACTCGAGGGCCATCGTCGACGGCGACCTCATCCAGCTCGCCGAGCCGCCCACGCTGAAGAAGAGCTACAAGCACGACATCGCGGTGGTGGTCGACCGTCTGGTCGCGTCCGACGACATCCTCGGGCGCGTCACCGACTCAGTCGAGACCGCGCTCGGGCTCGCGGGCGGCGTGGTGCAGATCAACTACGTCGACGGCGAGGGCGACGACGCGTGGCAGACGTTCTCCGAGAAGCTGGCCTGCCCGAACGGGCACGCCCTCACTCTCACCGAGATCGAACCGCGCACGTTCTCGTTCAATGCGCCGTTCGGCGCCTGCCCTGCATGCTCGGGGCTCGGCACGCGCATGTCCGTCGACGTCGATCTGATGCTCGGCGACGAAGACCTCTCGATCCGCGAGGGCGTCATCATCCCGTGGACGACTCAGGGAAAGGGCCTGTTCCAGTACTACGAGCGTCTGCTCGAAGGTCTTTCCAATGATCTCGACTTCTCCTTGGACACCCCCTGGCGCGAACTCCACTCCGACGTGCAGAACGCCGTGCTGCGCGGCGAGAACTACAAGGTCTCCGTCAAGTGGAAGAACCGCTACGGCCGCGAGATGCGATACACCTCCGGTTTCGAGGGTGTGGTTCCGTACATCGAGCGGCAGTACCTGCAAGCCGAGTCCGACAACCAGCGCAACCGCTGGGGTGAGTACCTCCGCGAGGTGCCCTGCCCCGTGTGCGATGGCAACCGGCTCAAGCCCGAGGTCCTGGCCGTGCAGGTGCACGGTCATTCCATCGCCGAGGTCTCGCATCTCAGCCTCGCCGACGCGCGCGCTTTCATGGAGACCCTCACCCTCACCGACCGTGAAGCGAAGATCGCGGCCCAGGTGCTGCGCGAGATCCGCCTCCGCCTCGACTTCCTTCTGCAGGTCGGTCTCTCGTACCTGAACCTCAGTCGTTCGGCGGGCTCCCTCTCCGGTGGAGAGGCGCAGCGCATCCGGCTGGCGACGCAGATCGGCTCGGGGCTGACCGGCGTGCTCTACGTGCTCGATGAACCGTCGATCGGACTGCACCAGCGCGACAACCGCCGCCTGATCGAGACGCTGCTCACCCTGCGCGACCTCGGCAACACCCTGATCGTGGTGGAGCACGATGAAGAGACCATCGAGGCAGCGGACTGGGTCGTCGACATCGGTCCCGGTGCCGGAGTCAACGGTGGCGAGGTCGTGCATTCGGGCCCGTATTCGGCGCTGCTCAATGACAGCGCATCGATGACGGGGGAGTACCTCTCCGGTCGCCGCGAGATCCCGATGCCGACGAAGCGGCGGAAGATCGACAAGAAGCGGATGCTCAGTGTGGTCGGGGCCCGTGCGAACAACCTCCGCAACGTCACCGCCGACTTCCCGCTCGGCGTCCTGACCGCGGTCACGGGGGTCAGCGGCTCCGGCAAGTCGTCGCTCGTCAACGACATCCTCTACCAGGTGCTGGCGTCGCGCTTGAACGGTGCACGCACCGTTCCCGGCAAGCACACGCGGGTGACCGGGCTCGACAACCTCGACAAGGTCGTGCACGTCGATCAGGCACCGATCGGCCGCACCCCGCGATCGAACCCGGCCACCTACACGGGGGTGTTCGACCGTATCCGCACGCTTTTCAGTGAGACACCGGAAGCGAAGGTCCGTGGATACCAGCCCGGCCGATTCAGTTTCAACGTCAAGGGCGGCCGATGCGAGGCATGTTCCGGTGACGGCACGATCAAGATCGAGATGAACTTCCTGCCCGACGTGTACGTCGACTGCGAGGTCTGCCACGGCAAGCGTTACAACCGCGACACGCTCGCCGTGCACTACAAGGGCAAGAACATCGCCGAAGTGCTCGAGATGCCGATCGAGGAGGCAGCCGATTTCTTCGAGCCCATCCAGGCGATCCACCGCTACATGAAGACGCTCGTCGACGTCGGGCTCGGGTACGTGCGGCTGGGCCAGTCGGCGACGACGCTCTCCGGCGGCGAGGCGCAGCGCGTCAAGCTGGCGACCGAGCTCCAGCGTCGCAGCAACGGGCGCAGCATCTACGTGCTCGATGAGCCGACCACGGGTCTGCACTTCGAAGACGTCCGCAAGCTCCTCGAGGTGCTCAACGGCCTGGTCGACAAGGGCAACACGGTGATCGTCATCGAGCACAACCTCGACGTGATCAAGTCGGCGGACTGGGTGATCGACCTCGGACCTGAAGGCGGTTCCGGCGGTGGCCAGATCGTCGCCACGGGTACCCCGGAGCAGATCGCCCGCGTCGAGGCGAGCCACACCGGGCTGTTCCTCGGCGAGATCCTGGGTGAGGGGCGCTCCGCGCGGAAGGCCAGCTGA
- the uvrC gene encoding excinuclease ABC subunit UvrC: protein MADVLSYKPRPGEIPTDPGVYRFRDSAGRVLYVGKAKNLRQRLSNYFAPLRTLHERTRRMVTTASSVEWTVVPTDVDSLQLEYMWIKEFDPPFNVRYKDDKSYPFMAVTLADEAPRVIVTRNRKIPGARYFGPFPKVWAVHETIDLMIKVFPIRTCSDSSYRRAMQTGRPCFPGQIGKCGGPCSMTVSIEEHRAMVDDFVAFMAGGDERFTRELTKRMLAASAAMDYEAAAKYRDKLSAIEAVLGKSALVLPSDEDADLFGIAEDELAAAVQHFVIRGGRVRGVRALTIEKEIDISSGELVEQVLQQAYGEAQDVPRRILVPTLPDDAAELEVWLRERRGKKVEIAVAQRGQRADLMRTATLNAQQALIRHKTRRTTDYVARTQALTDLQEALGMDEAPLRIECFDISHLGGTNVVASMVVFEDGLPRKDQYRSFNIAETTDDTDSMYQVLRRRLAYLDRPEEPEAIDPTTDEVVAEDVGEATVRRKPRFAYPPQLLLVDGGQPQVEAAARALRDAGHTEIAVCGIAKRLEEVWLPGEDFPVILPRTSEALYLLQRLRDEAHRFAITHQRKRRRNDIGSVLAEVPGLGASRIKVLLKHFGSVTALRAAEPEQIEEVQGIGPVLAQNIHTHLSTR, encoded by the coding sequence ATGGCCGATGTGCTGTCGTACAAGCCGAGGCCGGGGGAGATTCCCACCGACCCCGGCGTGTACCGCTTCCGCGACTCTGCCGGCCGTGTGCTCTATGTGGGCAAGGCGAAGAACCTGCGTCAGCGTCTGTCGAACTACTTCGCACCTTTGCGCACGCTGCATGAGCGCACCCGTCGTATGGTCACCACCGCCTCGTCCGTCGAGTGGACGGTGGTCCCCACCGATGTCGATTCGCTGCAGCTCGAATACATGTGGATCAAGGAGTTCGATCCGCCCTTCAACGTGCGTTACAAGGACGACAAGTCCTACCCGTTCATGGCCGTGACTCTCGCGGACGAAGCACCCCGAGTGATCGTCACCCGCAACCGCAAGATCCCCGGCGCACGGTACTTCGGTCCGTTCCCGAAGGTCTGGGCGGTGCACGAGACCATCGACCTGATGATCAAGGTCTTCCCGATCCGCACGTGCAGCGACTCCAGCTACCGGCGTGCCATGCAGACAGGCCGTCCGTGCTTTCCCGGGCAGATCGGCAAGTGCGGGGGCCCCTGCTCGATGACAGTGAGCATCGAGGAGCACCGTGCCATGGTCGACGACTTCGTCGCCTTCATGGCAGGTGGCGATGAGCGTTTCACCCGCGAGCTCACGAAACGGATGCTGGCGGCATCCGCGGCGATGGACTATGAAGCAGCGGCCAAGTACCGTGACAAGCTCTCGGCGATCGAAGCCGTGCTGGGCAAGAGCGCACTGGTCCTCCCCAGCGACGAGGACGCCGATCTGTTCGGGATCGCGGAAGACGAACTCGCCGCCGCAGTCCAGCACTTCGTGATCCGTGGCGGCAGGGTGCGTGGTGTGCGCGCCCTGACCATCGAGAAGGAGATCGACATCTCCAGCGGCGAGCTCGTCGAGCAGGTGCTGCAGCAGGCCTACGGAGAGGCGCAGGACGTTCCGCGTCGGATCCTGGTTCCGACACTGCCCGATGACGCCGCGGAGCTCGAGGTGTGGCTGCGTGAGCGCCGCGGCAAGAAGGTCGAGATCGCGGTCGCGCAGCGCGGCCAGCGTGCCGACCTCATGCGCACCGCCACGCTCAACGCGCAGCAGGCACTGATCCGGCACAAGACGCGACGCACCACCGACTATGTCGCTCGAACCCAGGCGCTGACCGACCTGCAGGAGGCGCTCGGCATGGACGAAGCACCGCTGCGCATCGAGTGCTTCGACATCTCCCACCTCGGTGGCACGAATGTCGTCGCGTCGATGGTGGTGTTCGAAGACGGGCTTCCCCGTAAAGACCAGTACCGGTCGTTCAACATCGCCGAGACGACCGACGACACCGATTCCATGTACCAGGTGCTCCGTCGCCGTCTGGCCTACCTCGATCGTCCCGAAGAGCCCGAGGCCATCGACCCGACGACCGACGAGGTCGTGGCGGAAGACGTCGGGGAGGCGACGGTGCGACGCAAGCCCCGATTCGCCTATCCGCCGCAGCTGCTCCTCGTCGATGGGGGACAGCCGCAGGTGGAGGCCGCGGCCCGAGCGCTCCGCGACGCCGGACACACCGAGATCGCGGTCTGCGGCATCGCCAAGCGTCTCGAGGAGGTCTGGCTCCCCGGCGAGGACTTCCCCGTGATCCTGCCCCGCACGAGCGAAGCCCTGTACCTTCTGCAGCGCCTGCGCGACGAGGCGCACCGGTTCGCGATCACGCATCAGCGCAAGAGGCGGCGCAACGACATCGGCTCGGTGCTCGCCGAGGTACCGGGACTCGGGGCCTCCCGCATCAAGGTGCTGCTCAAGCACTTCGGTTCGGTGACCGCTCTCCGCGCCGCCGAGCCGGAACAGATCGAAGAAGTCCAGGGAATCGGTCCCGTGCTCGCTCAGAACATCCACACGCACCTGTCCACTCGCTAG